Genomic window (Thermotoga sp. SG1):
TGAACACAAACCGTTCACAGGGAAAGAAAAAGTTGAATCCCAAAAAGAATACTTTGAAAACTGGTACGACCTGGTAAAGAAAATTGCTGAAAAATATCACCGTGGAGAAAAGAGCGATGGTTGATTGATCGCTTCTTTAATCCTCTCTTCACCCTTCTTTGCATATTCTGGATTTATCTCTATTCCAATGAAATGCCTTCCCGTTTTTGCAGCCGCTACACACGTTGTTCCAACACCCGCGAAGGGATCGAGGACAACATCTCCTTTGAAAGTGTAAAGCTGTATGCATCTGTAAGGAAGTTCCTCCGGGAAAGGAGCGGGATGTCCCACTTTCTTTGCTGATTCTGGTGGAAAACGCCATATGCTCCTTGTGAACTCAAGGAACTCTTCCTTCGTTATTGTGGAAATTGCACCGTCTTTTTCTGGCCTTTCTCTTTTGAAGCTTCCTTTACTCAGAACGATGATGTACTCATGCTGATCCCTGAGAACCGGGTTCACTGGAGACATCCAGCTTCCCCATGCAGTAGAAGAACCACCCACTGCTTCTCCTTTGTCCCAGATGATTTCACCTCGGATTAGAAAACCTACTCGTTCAAACAGCTCTATAAGATACGCATGGAGCGGTATGTACAGTTTTCTTCCAAGGTTCGCCACGTTGAAACAAACCCTTCCGCCCCACACAAGGACCCTGAAGACCTCTCTCATCACGTCCTCGATGAATCCGAGGTACTCTTCGAGGGTGAGATCTTCATCGTATTCCTTCCCAACATTGTATGGAGGAGAAGTAACCATTAAATGAATGGAACGATCGGGTATTCTTCTCAAAACTTCTCTTGCGTCTCCGACGATTATTTTATCCAGAAAATCTTCAGAGAGGGAATTTTCGGCGAGGTCTTCCTTGGAAGGTTTTGGGGGGAAAATTCAGAATACAATGCTCTGCTGTAAAACGGTGAAGCATCGTGGTTTTCTCTTCCCTTCACACCGAAAGAACTCGTTCTTGTGCTCTTCTTTTTACCCATGTTACCATCTCCCAAGGTGGGGATGAAAATAAAAAATGGAGCAGGCGGTGGGACTCGAACCCACACCCTCCGCCTTACCAAGGCGGCGCTCCACCGCTTGAAGCTACGCCTGCTCGCTGCTAGGGTTATTTTAACACATTGTCGCTTGTGATTCAAGATATCTCCTGCAGACCTTTACGTTTCAAAAGATCTATCACCTCTTCATTTACCACATATTTGGGAATTTTCCCGCTGAAGAAATCCACCACTGCTTGAGCGGCCATCATGTTCATTCTGTAGATGGCCTCCTTTGTGTGAGCTCCTATATGGGCCGTGGTGATGAGATTAGAACATTCAAAAAGAGGAGAGTTGGAATCTGGTGGCTCTTCGGAAAAGACATCCAGTGCAGCTCCAGCGATTTTCCCCTCCTTCAAAGCCTTCACAAGTGCTTCCTCGTCCACCAGACCACCACGGGAGGTGTTGATCAGGAAAGCAGATTTCTTCATCAGGGAAATTTCCCTTTCTCCTATCATGTTTCTTGTACTTTCGTTCAGTGGAACGTGGAGCGATACAAAGTCACTCTCCCCGAGAAGATGGTCCAGATCGTCGACCGGAGTGGCCTCTGACAATCTCACACTGTCTTTGCTCACGTATGGATCGTAAACGAGTACGTTCATACCAAGGCACACTGCCTTCTTAACCACTTCCCTGCCTATTGCACCAAAACCTATCACACCGAGTGTTTTTCCAGAAACCTCCTGCCCAATTGTTCCTTCCCACTTTTTCTCTTGAAACAACCTGTTATGTGCCCACACAAGACCTCTGCTGAGTGCGAAGATGAAGGCTATGGTGAGTTCAGCAACAGAAAGCGAATTCGCACCGGATGTGATGGTAACGGGGATTCCTTTCTTCTTTGCCGCATTCAGATCTATGTTGTCCACTCCCACCCCGTGCTTGGCTATGATTTTGAGACGGGAGTTTTCTATCATCTCAGCCGTAACAGGATGTGTGCCTACGATCAAAGCATCCACGTCTTTCAAAACATCTGGATCTATGGTATCAGCTCTGATTGTCTCGAATCCATTTTTTCTGAGAAAATCAATGGGTTCTTGAGAATACTTGCCAAAAGTTCGTGTCACAATAAGTACTTTCTTCATATTTTTCCCTCCACGTTCAGTACTTTAGCTCTGAGACGGCTAGCCTGCTCTTGTTCAGATTCTCTATGGCTTTTGGATCTCTTGCTGCAAGAAGCGTGTAAATTGTGTCGAGTATGACAAGTTGAACGATTCTGGAGGTCATTGCGTCTGTTCTTATCTTCGTCTCTTTCGTGTTCGTTACAAGGACAACGTCTGAGTACTTTGCGAGGGTGGACTTTCTATTTCCCGTTATCGCAACAACCGGCATCTTCATCTCTTTGGCTTTCTTGGCGAAGTTCACCACGGATATTGTTTCCCCCGTGTGTGAAACGGCAACAAGGAGATCACTGGAAGACGCGGTGGCAAGGATGGTGGCTATGATGTGTTCGTCGTTGGAGAACAAACAGTTTTTTCCGATTCGAGTGAACTTGTGGAACGCATCGAAAGCAACGGCAGCAGAAGCCGCAAAACCAATGAATATGATCCTTTGGGCGCTTTTGAACATTTCAACGGCTTTTTCTATAGATTCCACTTCCAGTGAATTCAGAGTGTCCAGAATGGCCCTCACCGTGGCTTTGAAGATCTTTTCGGTGATGGTTCGAGTATCGTCCTCACTGGCGACATCTTCGTAGACGATCTCAAGAGGTGCCCTGGAGATACTCTGAACCAGAAGCACCTTGAACTGCTGGAAGCTGTTCAGTCCCAGTTTCTTGTAAAACTTCACCACGGAGGCTTCACTTTTTACACCCGCTTTTTTACTGAGATCACTGATGGAATCCTCAATGATCCCTCTTGGATCCGAAAGAATAACATTGGCTATTTGTTTTTCTGCATTCGTGAACTCATCGTATTTTTCCTTGATCATCTGAATGACATCCACGTTAAGACCTCCTCACACAGCAGTGGAACCTCCATCTATACTTATGATACTTCCGGTCATGAAACCCGCTTCGTCACACGCAGCAAACAAGATAGCAAAGGCGATTTCCTCTTCTTTTCCAAGTCTCTTCATAGGAATTCTGGAGGTCATTTTCTTCAGAAGCTCTTCAGGATTTGGAGATGCGTTCACCCTTGCCATCAATCCTTCAGATTGTGTGGTACCGGGACACACCGCGTTGACCCTGATACCATAATCTACATAATCGACTGCAAGGGATCTTGTGAGTCCAAGAAGAGCTGCCTTTGAGACACTGTAAACACATCTTCTTGGGATTCCTACAAGCCCCGCTTCAGAAGAAACGTTCACTATCACTCCTCCGCCTTGTTTTTTCATCTGCTCGACCGCGTATTTTGAGAGCAAGAACGGCCCCTTGACGTTCACAGCGATCGTTCTATCGAAGTCCTCTTCTGAAGTTTCTTCTATGTTTCCATAGGGAACTATACCCGCGTTGTTCACAAGGATATCGAGCCTTCCAAACGCTTCTACCGTCTTTTTCACTATCTGTTCTGCATC
Coding sequences:
- a CDS encoding site-specific DNA-methyltransferase; protein product: MRRIPDRSIHLMVTSPPYNVGKEYDEDLTLEEYLGFIEDVMREVFRVLVWGGRVCFNVANLGRKLYIPLHAYLIELFERVGFLIRGEIIWDKGEAVGGSSTAWGSWMSPVNPVLRDQHEYIIVLSKGSFKRERPEKDGAISTITKEEFLEFTRSIWRFPPESAKKVGHPAPFPEELPYRCIQLYTFKGDVVLDPFAGVGTTCVAAAKTGRHFIGIEINPEYAKKGEERIKEAINQPSLFSPR
- a CDS encoding phosphoglycerate dehydrogenase, with translation MKKVLIVTRTFGKYSQEPIDFLRKNGFETIRADTIDPDVLKDVDALIVGTHPVTAEMIENSRLKIIAKHGVGVDNIDLNAAKKKGIPVTITSGANSLSVAELTIAFIFALSRGLVWAHNRLFQEKKWEGTIGQEVSGKTLGVIGFGAIGREVVKKAVCLGMNVLVYDPYVSKDSVRLSEATPVDDLDHLLGESDFVSLHVPLNESTRNMIGEREISLMKKSAFLINTSRGGLVDEEALVKALKEGKIAGAALDVFSEEPPDSNSPLFECSNLITTAHIGAHTKEAIYRMNMMAAQAVVDFFSGKIPKYVVNEEVIDLLKRKGLQEIS
- a CDS encoding MurR/RpiR family transcriptional regulator, whose translation is MDVIQMIKEKYDEFTNAEKQIANVILSDPRGIIEDSISDLSKKAGVKSEASVVKFYKKLGLNSFQQFKVLLVQSISRAPLEIVYEDVASEDDTRTITEKIFKATVRAILDTLNSLEVESIEKAVEMFKSAQRIIFIGFAASAAVAFDAFHKFTRIGKNCLFSNDEHIIATILATASSSDLLVAVSHTGETISVVNFAKKAKEMKMPVVAITGNRKSTLAKYSDVVLVTNTKETKIRTDAMTSRIVQLVILDTIYTLLAARDPKAIENLNKSRLAVSELKY
- a CDS encoding SDR family NAD(P)-dependent oxidoreductase — encoded protein: MNFQGKVVLITGAGSGIGKKAAIMFAERGAKVAVNDISEEKGNTTVELIKSKGGEAVFIFGDVTKDAEQIVKKTVEAFGRLDILVNNAGIVPYGNIEETSEEDFDRTIAVNVKGPFLLSKYAVEQMKKQGGGVIVNVSSEAGLVGIPRRCVYSVSKAALLGLTRSLAVDYVDYGIRVNAVCPGTTQSEGLMARVNASPNPEELLKKMTSRIPMKRLGKEEEIAFAILFAACDEAGFMTGSIISIDGGSTAV